A region from the Nitrospirota bacterium genome encodes:
- a CDS encoding phosphoribosylaminoimidazolesuccinocarboxamide synthase has protein sequence MSEVILKTEMPDIGEPRRGKVRDIYDLGENLLLVVTDRVSAFDVVLPNGIPDKGRVLTAISVFWFRQMEDIAQNHIVSTEISEFPEELHKYRHMLEGRSLLVKKAKVIPIECIVRGYLSGSGWRSYKSDGTLCGIKLPQGLLESSRLPMSLFTPSTKAEEGHDINISFEKTKEIVGTDIAETLMDISRRVYKRACDIAEQKGIIIADTKMEFGTIDGKVILIDELLTPDSSRFWSMKDYRIGRGQDSFDKQIIRDYLLTLDWNQMPPGPPLPEHIIEKTRERYREILRILTD, from the coding sequence ATGTCTGAAGTCATCCTTAAGACAGAGATGCCTGACATCGGTGAGCCACGGAGAGGAAAGGTAAGGGACATCTACGACCTCGGAGAAAACCTCCTCCTTGTTGTCACAGACAGGGTCTCTGCATTCGATGTGGTTTTGCCAAATGGAATCCCTGACAAAGGAAGGGTTCTTACCGCAATATCGGTCTTCTGGTTTAGACAGATGGAAGACATTGCCCAAAACCATATTGTCTCTACCGAGATTTCCGAGTTTCCAGAGGAGCTTCATAAATACAGGCATATGCTCGAAGGCAGAAGCCTCCTCGTCAAAAAGGCAAAGGTCATACCTATCGAGTGCATTGTAAGGGGCTATCTTTCGGGTTCGGGCTGGAGGTCCTATAAGTCCGATGGAACTCTATGCGGAATAAAACTTCCTCAAGGGCTTCTTGAGTCCTCGAGGCTTCCAATGTCTCTTTTTACTCCAAGCACAAAGGCAGAGGAGGGGCATGATATAAATATATCATTTGAGAAAACAAAGGAAATCGTTGGCACTGACATAGCAGAAACCCTGATGGACATAAGCCGCAGGGTATATAAAAGGGCATGCGATATAGCAGAACAAAAAGGTATAATAATTGCCGACACAAAAATGGAGTTTGGCACCATCGATGGAAAAGTCATACTTATTGACGAGCTTCTTACGCCTGATTCATCGAGGTTTTGGTCGATGAAGGATTATCGGATAGGCAGGGGGCAGGACAGTTTTGACAAGCAGATTATAAGGGATTATCTTCTTACCCTCGACTGGAACCAGATGCCTCCAGGTCCTCCTCTTCCAGAACATATAATCGAAAAGACAAGAGAGCGATACAGGGAGATTCTCAGGATTCTTACAGACTGA
- a CDS encoding transglycosylase SLT domain-containing protein: protein MNFQRRLFFIIFILAIYIISSYSVSFSEEQISVEVVAESVETTEQVQADIVDPLNLVSYGLNALELEVVQRELTHFSETIKQRFHLYLQRSGRYIGLMREILKGKDMPEELAFLPLVESGFNLRAKSRMKAVGPWQFIESTARLYGLKINWWVDERRDPVKSTEAAADYLSDLYERFGSWSLAMAAYNAGEGKIQRALRRTNADDYWMLLPTKYIKPETKHYVPKFIAAKTIAENPEEYGFEDVSYEEPFIYEEVTVRGALELLDVARCTNTSLDELDELNPELVRDCTPPDAKEYTLRIPVGTKEAFLKDCMDVQKSKRCLVAIYKIKRGDTLSGISKKTGVSINTILYLNRGIKKSSRLRIGRIIYMPSGR, encoded by the coding sequence TTGAACTTTCAAAGAAGGCTTTTTTTTATAATCTTCATCTTAGCCATTTATATAATTTCCTCTTACTCGGTTTCTTTTTCAGAGGAGCAGATCTCTGTTGAGGTCGTAGCTGAGTCCGTTGAGACCACAGAGCAGGTCCAGGCAGACATCGTTGACCCTTTAAATCTCGTCTCTTATGGTCTAAACGCACTTGAGCTTGAGGTAGTGCAGAGGGAGCTAACACATTTTTCAGAGACCATAAAACAGAGATTTCATTTATATCTTCAGAGGTCAGGCAGATATATAGGTTTGATGCGCGAGATTCTCAAGGGAAAAGACATGCCTGAGGAACTTGCCTTTCTTCCACTTGTAGAGAGTGGTTTTAACCTGCGTGCAAAATCCAGAATGAAGGCAGTTGGGCCATGGCAGTTCATAGAGTCCACTGCAAGACTCTATGGGCTTAAGATAAACTGGTGGGTGGACGAAAGAAGAGACCCTGTGAAATCTACAGAGGCAGCCGCAGACTACCTGAGCGACCTCTACGAAAGGTTCGGCTCATGGAGTCTTGCCATGGCCGCATACAATGCAGGCGAGGGAAAAATCCAAAGAGCGCTCAGAAGAACAAATGCGGACGATTACTGGATGCTCCTTCCAACAAAATACATAAAGCCCGAGACAAAACACTATGTGCCAAAGTTTATTGCGGCAAAAACCATTGCGGAAAACCCCGAAGAATATGGGTTCGAAGATGTAAGCTACGAGGAGCCTTTTATTTATGAGGAGGTCACTGTCAGAGGCGCCTTGGAGCTTTTGGATGTTGCAAGATGCACAAACACATCTCTGGATGAGTTGGATGAGCTTAATCCAGAACTCGTAAGAGACTGCACGCCTCCTGATGCAAAGGAATATACCTTAAGAATCCCTGTTGGAACGAAAGAGGCATTTCTTAAAGACTGCATGGATGTGCAAAAATCCAAAAGGTGTCTGGTTGCTATCTATAAAATAAAAAGGGGCGACACGCTTTCGGGAATCTCTAAAAAGACAGGCGTGTCCATAAACACAATCCTTTATCTTAACCGCGGCATTAAGAAAAGCTCCCGTTTGAGGATTGGACGGATAATCTATATGCCATCAGGCAGGTAA
- a CDS encoding 6,7-dimethyl-8-ribityllumazine synthase: MKTLQGELIAKGLRFGIVVSRFNEFITSKLLDGAVDALLRHGAKEEDIDVVKVPGSFEIPLIAKKMAEKGSYNSIICLGTVIRGATPHFEYIASEVSKGIASASIETGVPIAFGIITSDTIEQAVERAGTKSGNKGWDSALTAIEMAQIMKKL; this comes from the coding sequence ATGAAGACACTACAGGGTGAGCTGATTGCAAAGGGCCTTAGGTTTGGAATAGTTGTAAGCAGGTTCAATGAGTTCATCACTTCTAAACTCCTCGATGGAGCAGTAGATGCCCTTTTGAGGCATGGTGCAAAGGAAGAAGACATAGATGTTGTCAAGGTGCCAGGGTCGTTTGAGATACCGCTTATAGCAAAGAAGATGGCTGAAAAAGGCAGTTATAACTCCATCATCTGTCTTGGCACTGTGATAAGGGGTGCCACACCTCATTTTGAATACATTGCCTCGGAGGTCTCAAAGGGCATTGCCTCTGCCTCGATAGAGACTGGTGTGCCAATTGCATTTGGAATCATAACATCTGACACCATAGAGCAGGCAGTTGAAAGGGCAGGCACAAAAAGCGGAAATAAGGGCTGGGATTCTGCACTCACTGCAATAGAGATGGCACAAATAATGAAAAAACTTTAG
- a CDS encoding ABC transporter permease has product MKFNAVYVIVAREFKKFIRERSRLISTLARPLVWLFLVGAGLSRLVRPVEGVSYTQFMFPGILGMTMLFASIFSSISIIWDKEFGFMKEILVAPISRLSIVLGKALSGTIVSSIQALIILLFFPLIGLRLGIFEVVEVALICVMVSFCISAFGIVLATFYESYESFSVIMNFIVMPMFFLSGAMYPIKLLPEVLRLVAMVNPLTYGIDALKHIVSPLETGPMGPDFPLIADISVIAFLSTAFVLLGARFFERKG; this is encoded by the coding sequence ATGAAATTTAATGCAGTCTATGTGATAGTTGCAAGGGAATTCAAGAAATTCATAAGGGAAAGAAGCAGGCTCATCTCGACATTGGCAAGACCCCTTGTGTGGCTTTTCCTCGTTGGAGCAGGCTTAAGCAGGCTTGTAAGACCAGTCGAGGGTGTCTCTTACACCCAGTTCATGTTTCCTGGAATCCTGGGCATGACAATGCTTTTTGCCTCTATATTCTCCTCCATATCAATCATATGGGACAAGGAATTTGGTTTCATGAAGGAGATTTTAGTAGCACCAATCTCAAGACTCTCGATAGTCTTGGGCAAGGCATTATCTGGAACGATTGTCTCATCCATTCAGGCATTAATCATACTTTTATTTTTCCCCCTTATCGGCTTAAGGCTTGGGATATTCGAGGTCGTAGAGGTGGCTCTTATATGTGTGATGGTTTCTTTTTGCATCTCGGCATTTGGAATCGTGCTTGCTACTTTTTATGAGTCCTATGAGAGTTTTAGCGTTATAATGAACTTCATAGTAATGCCTATGTTTTTCCTTTCAGGAGCAATGTATCCTATAAAGCTTCTGCCAGAGGTTTTAAGGCTTGTGGCAATGGTCAACCCTCTTACCTATGGCATAGATGCACTGAAGCATATAGTGAGCCCTCTTGAGACAGGCCCTATGGGACCTGATTTCCCTCTTATTGCCGATATTTCGGTCATAGCCTTTTTATCCACCGCATTTGTGCTTTTAGGTGCAAGGTTCTTTGAGAGGAAGGGATAG
- a CDS encoding ABC transporter ATP-binding protein: protein MAIISVERLTKKFGNITAVNDISFDVEEGTIFGFLGPNGAGKTTTINVLCTLLSPTLGRASINGHDCMKEPAEVRKSIGIVFQDTTLDKDLTAYENLSFHAYLYDVKKTEIKGRVYDALSFVGLYDRKDDLVKKYSGGMKRRLEVARSLIHKPKVLFLDEPTLGLDPQSRANLWEYIVELPMKHNVTVFMTTHYMEEAEVCRRIAIIDNGKIIASGSPDELKKMVSGDVIYLRTTDNEKAKEEIKRLFDLDAAIKGGELYITTLRGDSCIPELIRGLSDMVISVRLERPTLNDVFLKLTGRAIREEEVTEASTIKEEVRAYRRRH from the coding sequence ATGGCAATCATCAGCGTAGAAAGGCTTACCAAAAAATTCGGAAATATCACTGCGGTAAACGATATATCCTTTGATGTAGAAGAGGGCACAATATTTGGTTTTCTTGGACCAAATGGAGCAGGTAAAACAACTACTATAAATGTCCTTTGCACACTCCTTTCGCCTACCTTGGGCAGGGCATCCATAAATGGTCATGACTGTATGAAAGAGCCTGCAGAGGTTAGAAAATCCATAGGCATCGTGTTTCAGGACACAACGCTGGATAAAGACCTCACTGCTTATGAGAACCTTTCTTTTCATGCGTATCTTTATGATGTAAAAAAAACCGAGATTAAAGGAAGGGTTTACGATGCATTAAGTTTTGTCGGGCTTTACGATAGAAAAGACGACCTCGTTAAGAAATACTCAGGTGGTATGAAAAGAAGGCTCGAGGTTGCCAGAAGCCTTATACACAAGCCAAAGGTCTTATTCCTCGATGAGCCAACACTGGGCTTAGACCCTCAAAGCAGGGCTAATCTCTGGGAGTATATAGTTGAGCTTCCAATGAAACATAATGTTACTGTATTCATGACAACCCATTACATGGAGGAGGCAGAGGTCTGTCGGAGAATCGCAATAATCGACAACGGGAAAATCATTGCAAGTGGCTCGCCTGATGAGCTAAAAAAAATGGTCTCAGGAGATGTTATATATCTAAGGACAACCGATAACGAGAAGGCTAAGGAAGAGATTAAAAGGCTATTTGACCTCGATGCAGCGATAAAAGGCGGAGAGCTTTATATCACAACGCTTAGAGGAGATTCCTGCATCCCTGAGCTTATAAGGGGGCTTTCGGATATGGTTATTTCGGTCAGGCTCGAAAGGCCAACGCTGAATGATGTTTTCCTTAAGCTCACAGGAAGGGCAATAAGGGAGGAGGAGGTAACAGAGGCAAGCACTATAAAGGAAGAGGTAAGGGCATATAGGAGAAGGCACTGA
- a CDS encoding tetratricopeptide repeat protein — MPKAIKKKIEPIKKKEDIQTVLTKARAFFTMEKKYRLIAFSVVSLIVLVLVGFLYLRNKERNAEELFYEGYKLYYGLYQRQPQSQVERLSKALDSFKSAYKAKGSALSLYYIANCYYGLQKYDDAISSLRELNQRFPDDERFVPLTYYKMSMASLKKGNKEEALKYLEILYNYKGIAYDDIALMESANILDEMGKTKEAKEKYEQVIKDFSWSPLSEQAKARLKKG, encoded by the coding sequence ATGCCTAAGGCTATTAAGAAAAAGATAGAGCCTATAAAGAAAAAAGAGGACATACAAACGGTTCTCACAAAGGCAAGGGCATTTTTTACCATGGAGAAAAAATACAGGCTGATTGCCTTTTCGGTTGTTTCTCTTATAGTCCTTGTCCTTGTAGGTTTCCTCTATCTAAGGAATAAGGAGAGAAATGCAGAGGAGCTTTTCTACGAAGGGTATAAGCTTTACTATGGGCTTTATCAGAGACAACCTCAGTCTCAGGTAGAAAGACTCTCAAAGGCATTAGATAGCTTTAAGTCTGCTTATAAGGCAAAAGGCTCTGCCCTATCCCTTTATTACATAGCAAACTGCTATTACGGCCTCCAAAAATATGACGATGCCATTTCATCCCTAAGGGAGCTGAACCAGAGATTCCCTGATGACGAAAGGTTTGTGCCACTGACTTATTATAAGATGTCAATGGCAAGCTTAAAGAAAGGCAATAAGGAAGAGGCATTGAAATATTTAGAGATACTCTATAACTACAAAGGCATTGCCTATGACGACATTGCACTCATGGAGTCAGCAAATATCCTCGATGAGATGGGCAAGACTAAAGAGGCAAAGGAAAAATACGAGCAGGTCATCAAGGATTTCTCATGGTCTCCTTTATCCGAGCAAGCAAAGGCAAGGCTGAAAAAGGGTTAG